The following are encoded in a window of Bradyrhizobium guangdongense genomic DNA:
- a CDS encoding MFS transporter: MTTTTPHARTKLPRGIWVLGFVSMLMDVSSEMIHALLPVYLVTVLGASTLTVGFIEGIAEATAAITKIFSGALSDWLGRRKLLAALGYGLAAVTKPLFPLAPSVGWLVAARFIDRVGKGIRGAPRDALIADIAPAGLRGASFGLRQSLDTVGAFVGPLSAIGLMWWTSDHFAAVFWVAVVPAFLSFGLIAFAVEEPEPDASREPAKNPLNAAAMRQLGPIYWRIVAVGVVFTLARFSEAFLILRAQNIGLNAMWVPAVLVLMNIVYALSAYPAGALSDRINRTALLALGLVVLACADLALALLPDLTGLALGVVLWGLHMGLTQGLLAALVADTAPPALRGTAFGYFNLFTGLAMLAASVIAGALWDAYGPVGTFLAGLGFTLAALVGLLAIGNGLTVEDKG; encoded by the coding sequence GTGACGACGACGACACCTCATGCGCGGACCAAGCTACCCAGGGGAATCTGGGTGCTCGGCTTCGTCTCGATGCTGATGGACGTCTCCTCCGAGATGATCCACGCGCTGCTGCCAGTCTATCTCGTCACCGTGCTCGGCGCCTCCACGCTCACGGTCGGCTTCATCGAGGGCATCGCGGAGGCGACCGCCGCGATCACGAAAATCTTCTCGGGAGCCCTGTCGGATTGGCTCGGCCGCCGGAAGCTGCTTGCCGCGCTCGGCTATGGGCTGGCCGCGGTGACCAAGCCGTTGTTTCCGCTCGCGCCGAGCGTCGGCTGGCTGGTCGCGGCCCGCTTCATCGATCGCGTCGGCAAGGGCATTCGCGGCGCTCCCCGCGACGCGCTGATCGCCGACATCGCGCCCGCCGGCCTGCGCGGCGCGAGCTTCGGCCTGCGGCAATCGCTCGACACCGTCGGCGCCTTTGTCGGGCCACTTTCCGCGATCGGGTTGATGTGGTGGACATCGGATCATTTTGCCGCCGTGTTCTGGGTGGCGGTCGTGCCGGCGTTCTTGTCCTTTGGACTGATTGCGTTCGCAGTCGAGGAGCCGGAACCGGATGCGAGCCGCGAGCCTGCGAAGAACCCGCTCAACGCGGCCGCAATGCGGCAGCTCGGACCGATCTATTGGCGCATCGTCGCGGTCGGCGTCGTCTTCACGCTCGCCCGATTCAGCGAAGCCTTTCTGATCCTGCGCGCCCAGAACATCGGGCTCAATGCAATGTGGGTTCCGGCGGTGCTGGTGCTGATGAACATCGTCTACGCGCTTTCGGCCTATCCGGCCGGCGCGCTGTCGGATCGGATCAACCGGACCGCCCTGCTCGCGCTCGGCCTCGTCGTTCTGGCCTGCGCCGACCTCGCACTCGCGCTGCTGCCTGATCTGACCGGCCTCGCGCTCGGCGTCGTGCTGTGGGGGCTGCATATGGGACTGACCCAAGGCTTGCTCGCGGCCCTCGTCGCCGATACGGCACCCCCAGCGCTGCGCGGCACCGCGTTCGGCTATTTCAATCTGTTCACGGGCCTTGCGATGCTGGCCGCGAGCGTCATCGCCGGTGCGCTGTGGGACGCCTATGGTCCGGTCGGTACGTTCCTTGCCGGACTCGGCTTCACGCTGGCTGCGCTCGTGGGACTGCTCGCAATTGGCAACGGTCTGACGGTGGAGGACAAGGGGTGA
- the crcB gene encoding fluoride efflux transporter CrcB translates to MLSGVIAIMVGGALGGCTRYLVSGAIARRLGETFPWGTMTINVSGAFLIGILGALATHPGSAFASPNPWLFAVTGFLGCYTTVSSFSLQTLTLARNGEPMQAIGNVVASVALCLAAVSCGFLLADNLGG, encoded by the coding sequence GTGTTGAGCGGAGTCATCGCAATCATGGTCGGCGGCGCGCTGGGCGGCTGCACCCGCTATCTCGTCTCCGGCGCGATCGCGCGGCGGCTGGGCGAGACCTTTCCCTGGGGCACCATGACCATCAACGTCAGCGGCGCCTTCCTGATCGGCATCCTCGGCGCGCTGGCGACCCATCCCGGCTCGGCGTTCGCCTCGCCCAATCCGTGGCTGTTCGCGGTAACAGGCTTTCTCGGCTGCTACACCACGGTGTCCTCGTTCAGCCTGCAAACGCTGACTCTGGCGCGCAACGGCGAGCCGATGCAGGCCATCGGCAATGTCGTGGCCTCGGTCGCCTTGTGCCTCGCTGCCGTCAGCTGCGGCTTTCTGCTTGCGGACAATCTGGGAGGCTAG
- the crcB gene encoding fluoride efflux transporter CrcB: protein MKLSSADRWRTAMLYAWVSAGSIVGGLTRYLVGLALDTGPGFPFATLFINATGSLIIGFYATLTGPDGRMLARPEHRQFVMTGFCGGYTTFSTFSLETFRLFHGGMKFTALAYIAASVVCWLASVWAGHMIASHYNRLTRS, encoded by the coding sequence ATGAAGCTCTCCTCCGCGGACCGCTGGCGCACGGCGATGCTCTATGCCTGGGTTTCCGCCGGCAGCATCGTCGGCGGGCTGACGCGTTATCTGGTGGGGCTTGCGCTCGATACCGGTCCCGGCTTTCCCTTCGCGACCCTGTTCATCAACGCGACAGGCTCACTCATCATCGGCTTCTACGCCACGTTGACCGGCCCCGATGGCCGCATGCTGGCGCGACCGGAGCACCGGCAATTCGTCATGACCGGCTTCTGCGGCGGTTACACCACTTTCTCGACCTTCAGCCTCGAGACCTTCCGCCTGTTTCACGGCGGCATGAAATTCACTGCGCTCGCCTATATCGCCGCGTCCGTCGTCTGCTGGCTGGCGTCGGTATGGGCAGGGCATATGATCGCGAGCCACTACAACCGCTTGACCAGGAGTTGA
- a CDS encoding DUF190 domain-containing protein produces the protein MQIPNQAVSLRIFIGESDHCDGKPLYEAIVMAARERHLAGATVLRGPMGFGKSSRLHTSKILRLSEDLPLLIEIVDSEDNINAFLPILDGMMSSGLITLEKVQVLQYGAKAAS, from the coding sequence ATGCAAATCCCCAATCAGGCTGTTTCGCTCCGGATCTTCATCGGCGAGAGCGACCATTGCGACGGCAAGCCGCTCTATGAAGCCATCGTGATGGCAGCGCGCGAGCGACATCTCGCCGGCGCCACCGTGCTGCGCGGCCCGATGGGGTTCGGCAAGTCGAGCCGGCTGCACACCTCGAAGATCCTGCGGCTCTCGGAAGACCTGCCGCTGCTCATCGAGATCGTCGACAGCGAAGACAACATCAACGCATTCCTGCCCATCCTGGATGGCATGATGTCGAGCGGTCTGATCACCTTGGAGAAGGTGCAGGTCCTGCAATATGGTGCCAAGGCCGCGAGCTGA
- the clpS gene encoding ATP-dependent Clp protease adapter ClpS — MNDTVTTPKTRTKTKVERPKLHKVILINDDYTPREFVTMILKAEFRMTEDQAYKVMITAHKLGACVVAVFTKDVAETKATRATDAGRAKGYPLLFTTEPEE; from the coding sequence ATGAACGACACCGTCACGACGCCGAAAACCAGGACGAAGACCAAGGTCGAGCGGCCGAAGCTGCACAAGGTCATCCTGATCAACGACGACTACACGCCGCGTGAGTTCGTCACGATGATCCTGAAGGCCGAATTCCGCATGACCGAGGATCAGGCCTACAAGGTGATGATCACGGCGCACAAGCTCGGCGCTTGCGTGGTCGCGGTGTTCACCAAGGATGTCGCGGAGACCAAGGCCACCCGCGCCACCGATGCCGGCCGTGCCAAGGGCTATCCGCTGCTGTTCACAACCGAGCCGGAGGAATAG
- a CDS encoding LysR family transcriptional regulator — protein sequence MEINWLHDFIAVASTRSFSRAAEQRNSSQPALSRRIKALEVWAGAPLFERTTHAVSLTAAGDAFRLTAEDIIRRLSAGRLEAQELARGASDVLKFASTNALSLTFFPDWLRQVEATLAFVPNVQLVANHMEACERMLLAGEVHFLLCHHHPAVVSALTTAQFRSVHVGDDFLIPASVPASRSGKAPRFRLPGTEAAPVQVLSYRQESGMGKILDAVRSASPLGAHLKPTFTSHLAKLLVTMVQAGRGMAWLPQSLIADQLASGELVKAGGQEWEIPIEIHVFRPRSRLTPAAEAFWTHVQERPSASTSRKTARARRS from the coding sequence ATGGAGATCAACTGGCTGCACGATTTCATTGCGGTGGCGTCGACCCGCAGCTTTTCGCGCGCGGCCGAGCAGCGGAATTCATCGCAGCCCGCTCTGAGCCGCAGGATCAAGGCGCTGGAAGTGTGGGCCGGTGCCCCCCTGTTCGAGCGCACGACGCACGCGGTGAGCCTCACGGCTGCGGGCGATGCGTTCCGCCTGACCGCCGAGGACATCATCCGCCGCTTGTCCGCCGGCCGCCTCGAGGCGCAGGAGCTGGCGCGCGGCGCCTCGGATGTGCTGAAATTCGCCTCGACCAACGCGCTGTCGCTGACGTTCTTTCCGGATTGGTTGCGGCAGGTGGAGGCGACGCTGGCGTTCGTGCCGAACGTCCAGCTGGTCGCCAACCATATGGAGGCCTGCGAGCGCATGCTGCTCGCCGGCGAGGTACATTTCCTGCTTTGCCACCATCACCCGGCCGTGGTCAGCGCATTGACGACGGCTCAGTTCCGATCCGTCCATGTGGGCGATGATTTCTTGATTCCGGCATCCGTGCCGGCGTCGCGATCAGGCAAGGCCCCGCGCTTCAGGCTGCCGGGAACGGAGGCCGCACCGGTGCAGGTCCTGAGCTACCGTCAGGAATCGGGAATGGGAAAAATTCTCGACGCGGTGCGCTCGGCCTCGCCGCTCGGGGCGCATCTGAAACCGACGTTCACGTCGCATCTGGCAAAACTGCTCGTCACCATGGTTCAGGCCGGCCGCGGCATGGCCTGGCTTCCGCAAAGCCTGATCGCTGACCAGCTCGCGTCGGGCGAGCTCGTGAAGGCCGGCGGACAGGAGTGGGAGATTCCGATCGAGATCCACGTGTTCCGTCCGAGATCGCGGCTGACACCGGCGGCGGAAGCGTTCTGGACCCATGTTCAGGAGCGCCCGTCCGCGAGTACCTCGCGCAAGACGGCTCGGGCGCGCCGCAGCTGA
- the leuC gene encoding 3-isopropylmalate dehydratase large subunit codes for MSGRTLYDKLIDAHVVRRLDDDGLVLLYVDRTVLNEYTSPQAFSGLRAAGRKVWNPSAALMVVDHVNPTAARRTRQMPDADAARQVDYFADNARDFGIEYFDILDPRQGIEHVVAPEQGLVMPGMVIAAGDSHTTAYGAFGALGYGIGTSDIEHYLATSTVRYRRLKTMLINVIGRPPLGVTPKDLVMEIIRRIGADGAAGYAVEFAGPAVTAMSVEGRIVMLIMIVEAGARGVVIAPDQKVLAYLEGRPRAPKGEMWERAANAWLQLRSDSDARFDREITLEAGEVAPLVTWGTSPDQAIAVTDRVPDPDSHVAGQRKAAAARALAYMGLRPGTPIQSVPIDFAFIGSCTNSRIEDLRDAAKIFRGRHVASGVRAIVVPGSTQVRAQAEAEGIAQILIDAGVEWRQSGCSMCLAMNDDILAPGQRSASSTNRNFEGRQGPGARTHLMSPAMVAAAAVTGRITDVRSLIGGDLP; via the coding sequence ATGTCCGGGCGCACGCTTTACGACAAGCTGATCGATGCGCATGTGGTTCGCCGCCTCGACGATGACGGCCTCGTGCTGCTCTATGTCGATCGCACCGTCCTCAACGAATATACCAGCCCGCAGGCCTTTTCCGGTCTGCGCGCAGCGGGACGGAAAGTCTGGAACCCTTCCGCCGCGTTGATGGTGGTCGACCACGTCAACCCGACCGCCGCCCGCCGCACGCGGCAGATGCCGGACGCGGATGCCGCGCGGCAGGTGGATTATTTCGCCGACAATGCGCGCGATTTCGGCATCGAATATTTCGACATCCTCGATCCGCGCCAGGGCATCGAGCATGTCGTCGCGCCCGAACAGGGCCTAGTGATGCCAGGCATGGTGATAGCCGCCGGCGACAGCCACACCACCGCCTATGGCGCCTTCGGCGCGCTCGGCTACGGCATCGGTACCTCCGACATCGAGCATTATCTGGCGACCTCGACGGTGCGTTACCGCCGCCTCAAGACGATGCTCATCAATGTGATCGGACGTCCGCCGCTCGGGGTCACGCCAAAGGACCTCGTCATGGAGATCATCCGGCGCATCGGTGCCGATGGCGCCGCCGGCTATGCCGTTGAGTTCGCCGGTCCTGCCGTGACCGCGATGAGCGTCGAGGGACGCATCGTGATGTTGATCATGATCGTCGAGGCCGGCGCGCGGGGCGTCGTCATCGCGCCCGACCAGAAGGTGCTCGCGTATCTCGAGGGAAGACCGCGCGCACCGAAAGGCGAAATGTGGGAGCGCGCCGCCAATGCCTGGCTGCAGCTTCGCTCCGATTCCGACGCCCGCTTCGACCGGGAGATAACGCTCGAGGCCGGCGAGGTCGCACCGCTGGTGACGTGGGGCACGAGCCCGGACCAGGCGATCGCCGTGACCGACCGCGTCCCGGATCCCGACAGCCACGTCGCAGGACAGCGCAAGGCAGCAGCCGCGCGCGCGCTCGCCTATATGGGCCTGAGGCCGGGAACACCGATCCAGTCGGTACCGATCGACTTCGCTTTCATCGGCTCCTGCACCAATTCACGCATCGAGGATCTGCGCGATGCGGCGAAGATCTTCAGGGGGCGTCATGTCGCATCGGGCGTTCGCGCCATCGTCGTCCCCGGCTCGACGCAGGTCCGCGCTCAGGCCGAGGCGGAAGGGATCGCGCAAATCCTGATCGATGCAGGTGTGGAGTGGCGACAGTCCGGCTGCTCGATGTGCCTTGCCATGAACGACGACATCCTTGCACCGGGACAGCGCTCGGCCTCCTCGACCAATCGCAATTTCGAAGGTCGCCAGGGACCCGGCGCCCGGACGCATCTGATGAGCCCCGCGATGGTCGCGGCCGCCGCGGTTACGGGCCGCATCACCGACGTGCGCAGCCTGATCGGGGGAGATTTGCCATGA
- the leuD gene encoding 3-isopropylmalate dehydratase small subunit → MTPFRCVSGAAAPMTTPNIDTDVIMPKMFLKGVDRSGLGEGAFHLLRFIEDKPNPGFVLNRDGYRDTCFLVVGPNFGCGSSREHAVWGLQQLGIRALIGTSFAGIFNDNCANNGLLTISLDAATVGTLAEIVADPGSNRLTVDLEQQIIRVDGGGNIPFAIEPARKEAFLTGRDAISSTLAFADDIRTFEVRHRADNPWF, encoded by the coding sequence ATGACGCCTTTCCGTTGCGTCTCGGGAGCCGCCGCGCCGATGACGACGCCGAATATCGACACCGACGTGATCATGCCAAAGATGTTCCTGAAGGGCGTCGATCGCAGCGGCCTCGGCGAAGGCGCCTTCCACCTGCTCCGCTTCATCGAGGACAAGCCCAATCCCGGCTTCGTGCTGAACCGGGATGGCTATCGCGACACTTGCTTCCTCGTGGTCGGCCCAAATTTCGGCTGCGGATCGAGCCGCGAGCATGCCGTGTGGGGCCTTCAACAGCTCGGCATTCGCGCCCTGATCGGCACCAGCTTCGCCGGGATCTTCAACGACAATTGCGCCAATAACGGCTTGCTGACGATCAGCCTCGATGCAGCCACGGTCGGCACGCTCGCCGAGATCGTCGCGGATCCCGGGAGCAACAGGCTCACGGTCGATCTCGAGCAGCAGATCATCCGCGTCGATGGTGGCGGCAATATCCCCTTCGCGATCGAACCAGCCCGGAAGGAGGCCTTTCTCACGGGACGCGATGCGATCAGCTCGACGCTCGCCTTTGCCGATGACATCCGCACCTTCGAGGTGCGGCACCGGGCGGACAATCCCTGGTTCTGA
- a CDS encoding 2-hydroxycarboxylate transporter family protein, with product MTDTAIKVEDAAEPSALAALKIGPLPITVYVPAALVCAAAVYSGKLPNDVIGGLSVLMLLGFLLGKLGQTIPLLKRIGGTAIMCLFVPAALVAYGLMPETALKAMATTFRTANFQYFFIACLVAGSILGMPHRVLVQGFLRMFVPLLVGTLSAIAIGVTVGLLFGHSPKETFFFVIIPIIGGGLAEGVLPLSIAYAEMLHRPQGELVAQMVPAALLGNVVAIVAAGLLARLAEKRRDLNGRGMLVKTGDDDILGPARSDHPIDLGLLGAGIVLSCVLFVLGMVLAPYTGIPGPILMIIAAVALKLTKLLPAEMELGAYQINKFMSTNLTFAILVAMGALLVSWQQLVASFNPGYIAICTTTVLAMVTSGFFVGKWLNMYPVEAAIVTACHSGLGGTGDILGAADRMGLMAFAQIATRVGGAIMIVIATLAMKVVY from the coding sequence TTGACCGACACCGCCATCAAGGTCGAGGACGCGGCGGAACCATCCGCGCTCGCCGCGCTGAAAATCGGCCCGCTGCCGATCACCGTCTATGTTCCCGCAGCCCTGGTCTGCGCCGCCGCGGTCTACTCGGGAAAGCTGCCGAATGACGTGATCGGCGGGCTCTCGGTGCTGATGCTGCTCGGCTTCCTCTTGGGCAAGCTCGGCCAGACCATCCCGCTTCTGAAGCGGATCGGCGGCACGGCCATCATGTGCCTGTTCGTGCCGGCGGCGCTGGTCGCCTACGGCCTGATGCCGGAGACGGCGCTCAAGGCAATGGCGACGACGTTCCGCACCGCTAACTTCCAGTACTTCTTCATTGCCTGCCTCGTCGCCGGCTCGATTCTCGGCATGCCGCATCGCGTGCTGGTGCAGGGATTCCTCCGCATGTTCGTGCCGCTGCTGGTCGGCACGCTCAGCGCCATCGCGATCGGCGTCACGGTCGGACTGCTGTTCGGCCACAGCCCGAAGGAGACGTTCTTCTTCGTAATCATCCCGATCATCGGCGGCGGTCTCGCCGAAGGCGTGCTGCCACTGTCGATCGCCTATGCGGAGATGCTGCACCGGCCGCAAGGAGAGCTGGTGGCGCAGATGGTCCCGGCGGCGCTGCTCGGCAACGTCGTCGCCATCGTCGCGGCGGGCTTGCTCGCGCGCCTCGCGGAGAAGCGGCGCGATCTCAACGGCCGGGGCATGCTGGTCAAGACAGGCGACGACGACATTCTCGGTCCCGCGCGTTCGGACCATCCGATCGATCTCGGCCTCCTGGGCGCGGGCATCGTGCTGTCCTGCGTGCTGTTCGTGCTCGGCATGGTGCTCGCGCCCTATACCGGCATTCCCGGCCCGATCCTGATGATCATCGCGGCCGTCGCGCTCAAGCTGACAAAATTGCTGCCGGCTGAGATGGAGCTCGGCGCCTACCAGATCAACAAATTCATGTCGACCAATCTCACCTTCGCGATCCTGGTGGCGATGGGAGCGTTGCTGGTGTCGTGGCAACAGCTCGTGGCATCCTTCAATCCCGGCTACATCGCGATCTGCACGACGACGGTGCTGGCAATGGTCACCTCCGGCTTCTTCGTCGGAAAGTGGCTGAACATGTATCCGGTCGAGGCCGCGATCGTCACCGCCTGCCATTCGGGACTGGGCGGCACCGGCGACATTCTCGGCGCTGCGGACCGCATGGGTCTGATGGCCTTCGCCCAGATTGCAACCCGCGTCGGCGGCGCCATCATGATCGTGATCGCAACGTTGGCGATGAAGGTCGTGTATTGA
- the aroC gene encoding chorismate synthase translates to MSFNTFGHMFRVTTFGESHGVAIGCVVDGCPPMIPLTEADIQRDLDRRKPGQSRFTTQRQEPDQVKILSGVMAHPETGVQVTTGTPIGLLIENTDQRSKDYSEIKDKFRPGHADFTYEAKYGLRDYRGGGRSSARETAMRVAAGAIARKVLPDVRVRGALVQIGPYKIDREKWDWDEIAKNPFFCPDKDKAAFFETYLDGIRKSGSSIGAVLEIVAEGVPAGLGAPIYAKLDSDLAGAMMTINAVKGVEIGAGFGAAELTGEENADEMRTGNDGTRFLSNHAGGILGGISTGQPIVVRFAVKPTSSILQPRLTVDRKGTNTEIFTKGRHDPCVGIRAVPVGEAMMACVLADHFLRDRGQVGR, encoded by the coding sequence ATGTCCTTCAACACCTTCGGCCACATGTTCCGCGTCACCACCTTCGGCGAAAGCCATGGCGTGGCGATCGGCTGCGTGGTCGACGGCTGCCCGCCGATGATCCCGCTCACCGAGGCTGACATCCAGCGGGACCTCGATCGCCGCAAGCCGGGCCAGTCGCGCTTCACCACCCAGCGTCAGGAGCCGGACCAGGTCAAGATCCTGTCCGGCGTGATGGCGCACCCGGAGACCGGCGTGCAGGTGACGACGGGCACGCCGATCGGCCTTCTGATCGAGAACACCGACCAGCGCTCGAAGGACTATTCGGAGATTAAGGATAAGTTTCGCCCCGGTCATGCGGACTTCACCTACGAAGCCAAGTATGGCCTGCGCGACTATCGCGGCGGTGGCCGTTCCTCGGCGCGCGAGACCGCGATGCGCGTCGCCGCCGGTGCGATCGCGCGCAAGGTGCTGCCGGATGTGAGGGTGCGCGGCGCGCTGGTGCAGATCGGGCCGTACAAGATCGACCGCGAAAAGTGGGACTGGGACGAGATTGCCAAAAATCCGTTCTTCTGTCCTGACAAGGACAAGGCCGCGTTCTTCGAGACCTATCTCGACGGCATCCGCAAGAGCGGCTCGTCGATCGGTGCGGTGCTCGAGATCGTTGCCGAGGGCGTGCCGGCAGGTCTTGGTGCCCCGATCTACGCCAAGCTCGATTCCGATCTCGCCGGCGCGATGATGACCATCAACGCCGTAAAGGGCGTCGAGATCGGCGCCGGCTTTGGCGCAGCCGAGCTCACGGGTGAAGAAAATGCCGACGAGATGCGCACCGGCAATGACGGCACGCGCTTCCTGTCCAACCATGCCGGCGGCATTCTGGGCGGCATCTCCACGGGACAGCCGATCGTGGTGCGTTTCGCGGTGAAGCCGACCTCATCGATCCTTCAGCCGCGCCTGACCGTCGATCGCAAGGGCACCAATACCGAGATATTCACCAAGGGCCGCCACGACCCCTGCGTCGGCATCCGCGCCGTCCCGGTCGGCGAAGCCATGATGGCCTGTGTGCTGGCCGATCACTTCCTGCGCGACCGCGGGCAGGTGGGGCGCTAG
- a CDS encoding histidine phosphatase family protein: MSVPTIYYLRHGETEWNALGRLQGTKDIPLNARGRGQAEQAGLVLAELLKRDGRDKAALPYVSSPLGRARQTMELARGKLELPVTDYALDDRLREIGYGAWEGLTLAESQAKDPEIYARRLADKWTVGPAGGETYADVQVRVRAWYDELKSDTVAVAHGGTCRALMVSLGLETPVSAAELYIEQGAVYVFRDGRLDKYS, from the coding sequence ATGTCCGTGCCCACGATCTATTATCTTCGCCACGGCGAGACCGAGTGGAATGCACTCGGACGGCTTCAGGGCACCAAGGACATTCCGCTGAATGCACGCGGCCGCGGTCAGGCCGAGCAGGCCGGCCTCGTTCTGGCCGAGCTTCTCAAGCGCGACGGCCGCGACAAGGCGGCGCTGCCCTATGTATCGAGCCCGCTCGGCCGTGCGCGCCAGACCATGGAACTGGCGCGCGGCAAGCTCGAATTGCCCGTGACGGATTACGCACTGGACGATCGTCTGCGCGAGATCGGCTATGGCGCCTGGGAAGGGCTCACGTTGGCCGAGAGCCAGGCGAAAGATCCGGAGATCTATGCCAGGCGCCTCGCCGACAAATGGACCGTGGGACCCGCGGGCGGCGAGACCTATGCCGACGTCCAGGTTCGCGTGCGTGCCTGGTACGATGAGCTCAAGAGCGACACGGTCGCGGTCGCCCATGGCGGCACCTGCCGGGCCCTGATGGTTTCACTCGGCCTTGAGACGCCGGTGAGCGCTGCCGAGCTCTATATCGAGCAGGGCGCCGTCTACGTGTTCCGCGACGGCCGGCTGGACAAGTATAGTTAA
- the fabI gene encoding enoyl-ACP reductase FabI, giving the protein MAQNSGLMQGKRGVILGVANNRSIAWGIAKACQAAGAEIALTYQGDALKKRVEPLAAELGALMLGHCDVTDAATIDAVFDVLKQKWGKIDFVVHAIAFADKDELEGRYVDTTADNFSKSMLISCYSLTAIAQRAEKLMTDGGSIVTLSYYGSEKWMPNYNVMGVAKAALEASVRYLAADLGEKAIRVNAISAGPIKTLAFAGIADSRLLLKYNELNAPLRRNVTIEEVGDSALYFLSDLARGVTGEVHHVDAGYHVLGMKRPDAPDVSLGRD; this is encoded by the coding sequence ATGGCGCAGAATTCAGGTCTGATGCAAGGCAAGCGCGGGGTGATCCTTGGCGTTGCCAACAACCGCTCGATCGCCTGGGGCATCGCCAAGGCATGCCAGGCGGCCGGCGCCGAGATCGCACTCACGTATCAGGGCGATGCGCTGAAGAAGCGGGTCGAGCCCCTCGCTGCCGAGCTCGGCGCGCTCATGCTCGGCCATTGCGATGTCACCGATGCCGCGACCATCGATGCGGTGTTCGATGTGCTGAAGCAGAAGTGGGGCAAGATCGATTTCGTCGTGCACGCGATCGCGTTCGCCGACAAGGATGAGCTCGAGGGCCGCTACGTCGACACCACCGCGGACAATTTCTCCAAGTCGATGCTGATCTCCTGCTACTCGCTCACTGCGATCGCGCAGCGTGCCGAGAAGCTGATGACCGACGGCGGCTCGATCGTGACGCTGAGCTATTACGGCTCCGAGAAGTGGATGCCGAACTACAACGTCATGGGTGTCGCCAAGGCGGCGCTGGAGGCGAGCGTGCGCTATCTGGCCGCCGATCTCGGCGAGAAGGCGATCCGCGTCAACGCGATCTCGGCGGGGCCGATCAAGACGCTGGCCTTCGCCGGCATCGCCGATTCACGGCTCCTGCTCAAATACAACGAGCTCAACGCGCCGCTGCGGCGCAACGTGACGATCGAGGAAGTCGGCGACAGCGCACTGTATTTCCTGTCCGACCTGGCGCGCGGCGTCACCGGCGAAGTGCATCACGTCGATGCCGGCTACCACGTGCTCGGCATGAAGCGCCCCGACGCGCCGGATGTCTCGCTCGGCAGGGACTGA
- a CDS encoding sigma-70 family RNA polymerase sigma factor: protein MSAFRQSVEAMIPALRRYARALTRDADAADDLVQDTLVRALRSERLFLGGDVRSWLYTILTNLNKNRRRSLARRPQFMQLTENNPDASGTEAEGRDIEKALSTLVEEQRSVLLLVMLEGMSYREVADIQGVPIGTVMSRLARARAHVKASLEGGRPALRRVK, encoded by the coding sequence ATGAGTGCGTTTCGCCAGAGTGTAGAAGCCATGATCCCGGCGTTGCGCCGCTACGCCCGCGCGCTGACGCGCGATGCGGATGCGGCCGACGATCTGGTGCAGGACACGCTGGTGCGCGCGTTGCGCTCGGAGCGATTGTTTCTCGGAGGCGACGTCAGGAGCTGGCTCTATACGATCCTGACCAACCTCAACAAGAACCGGCGGCGCTCGCTGGCAAGGCGGCCGCAATTCATGCAGCTGACCGAGAACAACCCCGATGCCAGCGGGACGGAGGCCGAGGGGCGCGACATCGAGAAGGCGCTCTCGACGCTGGTCGAGGAGCAACGCTCGGTGCTGCTGCTGGTGATGCTGGAGGGCATGAGCTACCGCGAGGTCGCCGACATCCAGGGCGTGCCGATCGGCACCGTGATGTCCCGCCTGGCGCGCGCCCGCGCACACGTTAAGGCGTCGCTGGAGGGTGGGCGCCCGGCGCTCAGGCGGGTGAAATGA